Proteins encoded in a region of the Tepidibacillus fermentans genome:
- the sucD gene encoding succinate--CoA ligase subunit alpha produces the protein MSILINKNTKVITQGITGSTGMFHTQQALEYGTQMVAGVTPGKGGTTVLGLPVYDTVKEAVKKTGATASVIYVPPAFAADAIMEAVDAELDLVVCITEGIPVLDMVKVKKYMEGKKTRLIGPNCPGVITPGECKIGIMPGYIHMPGHVGIVSRSGTLTYEAVHQLTSYGIGQSTAVGIGGDPVNGTNFIDVLKMFNEDPDTYAVIMIGEIGGTAEEEAAEWIKENMTKPVVGFIGGQTAPKGKRMGHAGAIISGGKGTAKEKVAKLQEAGVRIAPTPSEMGSTLVELLKEKGLLDLCITNKE, from the coding sequence ATGAGTATTTTAATTAATAAGAATACAAAAGTAATTACCCAAGGAATCACCGGTTCGACTGGGATGTTTCATACTCAGCAAGCATTAGAATATGGTACACAAATGGTTGCAGGGGTTACTCCAGGAAAAGGAGGTACCACTGTATTAGGTTTACCGGTTTACGATACAGTGAAAGAAGCTGTGAAGAAAACGGGAGCTACTGCGTCTGTCATTTATGTTCCGCCAGCTTTTGCTGCTGATGCAATTATGGAAGCTGTTGATGCCGAATTAGATCTTGTGGTCTGCATTACAGAGGGAATACCTGTTTTGGATATGGTGAAAGTAAAAAAATATATGGAAGGTAAGAAAACACGTCTCATTGGACCAAACTGTCCAGGTGTGATCACTCCTGGTGAGTGCAAAATTGGAATTATGCCGGGCTATATTCACATGCCTGGCCATGTGGGAATCGTATCCCGAAGTGGAACCTTAACATATGAAGCGGTTCATCAGTTAACATCTTATGGTATCGGTCAATCTACTGCAGTTGGTATTGGTGGTGACCCTGTAAACGGTACAAACTTCATTGATGTTTTGAAGATGTTTAATGAGGATCCAGATACCTATGCGGTTATTATGATTGGAGAAATTGGAGGAACTGCCGAAGAAGAAGCAGCTGAATGGATCAAAGAAAATATGACGAAACCAGTTGTTGGTTTTATTGGTGGACAAACAGCTCCGAAAGGAAAAAGAATGGGACACGCAGGAGCGATTATTTCTGGTGGAAAAGGTACTGCAAAAGAAAAAGTGGCTAAATTACAAGAAGCAGGAGTTCGTATTGCTCCTACTCCATCAGAAATGGGTTCAACACTTGTTGAACTTTTGAAAGAAAAAGGATTACTTGATCTGTGTATCACAAATAAGGAATAA
- the dprA gene encoding DNA-processing protein DprA: MVFVMEERVLLIYLHTIDRVGWKTIERIMTSLESLHLLFDFAPLELSMLSGIDLTNAERIIASFTKENIIQFQEKMIEWKRNGIQILTANDENYPRLLKEIAQPPWVLYSMGNLDLIHESSIAIVGTRNPTSYGVTVTEKLAKELTTYGWTVVSGMARGIDRVAHEATLESNGSTIAVLGCGIDIVYPKEHQRLYRRIINDGLIVSEYPPGTPPVPGFFPQRNRIISGLSYGTIVVEASLKSGSLITVQHALDQSREVFAVPGSITSKQSLGTNSLIQQGAKLIQTVDDVNQEFPYLNQTQKRSIRSESIKLTKNEEKVYSLVTDKIHIDEILSRSHLGLSDVYECLLSLQIKGKIKQIPGGYYRKNT; the protein is encoded by the coding sequence ATGGTGTTTGTGATGGAAGAGAGAGTATTATTAATCTATTTACATACGATAGATAGGGTTGGATGGAAAACAATCGAGCGGATCATGACTTCACTTGAGTCGCTTCATCTACTTTTTGATTTTGCACCCTTAGAATTGTCGATGCTTTCAGGAATAGATTTGACGAATGCAGAACGAATCATAGCTAGTTTTACGAAAGAAAATATCATTCAATTTCAAGAAAAAATGATTGAATGGAAAAGAAATGGAATTCAAATTTTGACTGCTAATGATGAAAACTATCCCAGGTTATTAAAGGAAATTGCTCAACCACCTTGGGTTTTATATAGTATGGGGAACTTAGATCTTATTCACGAGTCTTCCATCGCAATTGTTGGGACAAGAAATCCAACTTCCTATGGGGTCACTGTTACGGAAAAATTAGCAAAAGAGCTGACAACATATGGTTGGACAGTGGTTAGTGGGATGGCTAGAGGAATTGATCGCGTAGCCCATGAGGCAACATTAGAGAGTAATGGTAGCACCATTGCAGTTTTAGGCTGTGGAATCGATATCGTTTATCCAAAAGAACATCAGCGTCTGTACAGAAGAATTATAAATGATGGTTTAATTGTATCAGAATATCCACCAGGAACTCCTCCCGTACCAGGTTTTTTCCCGCAAAGGAATCGAATTATTAGTGGACTTTCTTATGGAACAATCGTGGTAGAAGCATCATTGAAAAGTGGTTCACTGATCACTGTGCAACATGCGCTTGATCAATCAAGGGAAGTTTTTGCTGTACCTGGTTCTATCACTTCTAAACAAAGTCTTGGAACCAATTCTTTGATTCAGCAAGGAGCAAAATTAATCCAAACAGTAGATGATGTGAATCAAGAATTTCCTTACCTTAATCAGACGCAAAAACGGTCTATAAGATCTGAAAGTATCAAGTTAACAAAAAATGAGGAAAAAGTATATTCATTGGTTACGGATAAGATTCATATTGATGAAATACTGTCACGGTCGCATCTAGGTCTTTCTGATGTCTATGAATGCTTACTTTCGTTACAAATAAAAGGAAAGATCAAACAAATACCAGGAGGTTATTATCGGAAGAATACATAA